A window of the Bacteroides thetaiotaomicron VPI-5482 genome harbors these coding sequences:
- a CDS encoding glycoside hydrolase family 2 protein: MKKNFLAVLFALALCSPTFAQWKPAGDKIKTPWGEQLNPKNVLPEYPRPIMERQDWKNLNGSWNYAITKKGEPAPNNYQGEILVPFAVESSLSGVGKTINEHQELWYQRTFDVPSAWKGKQILLHFGAVDWKADVWVNDVKVGQHTGGFTPFYFDITSALNKGNNQLVVKVWDPSDRGEQPRGKQVERPEGIWYTPVTGIWQTVWLEPVAAQHIAQLKTTPDIDKKTVKVEVATNVCSPDKVEVKVFDGKNLVAKGAALNGVPVELTMPEDVKLWTPESPSLYNMEVTLYKDGKAVDQVKSYTALRKFSTHKDKNGITRLQLNNKDYFQFGPLDQGWWPDGLYTAPTDEALVYDLKKIKDFGYNMVRKHVKVEPARWYTYCDQLGLIVWQDMPNGGRGPAEWQMHKYYDGADAIRSAASEANYRKEWKEIIDYLYSYPSIGVWVPFNEAWGQFKTPEITKWTKEYDPSRLVNPASGGNHYTCGDILDLHNYPGPNLYLYDPIRATVLGEYGGIGMALKGHLWLADKNWGYVKFNTPEEVTNEYIKYADHLLELIEKGFSAAVYTQITDVEEEVNGLVTYDRKVIKVDEPKIKAINQKICNSLNK; the protein is encoded by the coding sequence ATGAAAAAGAATTTTCTAGCAGTGCTATTCGCATTGGCTCTTTGTAGCCCGACATTCGCTCAATGGAAGCCCGCCGGTGATAAGATAAAGACTCCGTGGGGTGAGCAGTTGAATCCTAAAAACGTATTACCGGAATACCCACGCCCCATTATGGAACGCCAGGATTGGAAGAATCTGAATGGTAGCTGGAATTATGCGATTACTAAAAAAGGAGAACCGGCACCAAACAATTACCAAGGAGAGATTTTAGTACCTTTTGCAGTCGAATCTTCCCTGTCAGGAGTAGGTAAAACCATTAACGAGCATCAGGAATTATGGTATCAGCGTACTTTTGATGTACCGTCAGCATGGAAAGGCAAACAAATATTACTGCACTTCGGAGCTGTGGACTGGAAAGCCGATGTATGGGTAAATGACGTAAAAGTAGGACAACATACAGGAGGCTTCACTCCATTCTACTTTGATATTACTTCCGCATTGAATAAAGGCAATAACCAGTTGGTTGTGAAAGTGTGGGACCCCTCTGACCGTGGCGAACAGCCGAGAGGAAAACAAGTAGAAAGACCGGAAGGAATCTGGTATACACCAGTCACAGGTATCTGGCAGACTGTATGGCTGGAACCGGTAGCTGCCCAGCATATCGCCCAACTGAAAACAACTCCGGATATCGACAAGAAGACTGTCAAAGTGGAAGTAGCCACCAACGTATGCTCTCCAGACAAAGTGGAAGTGAAAGTATTCGACGGCAAAAACCTCGTAGCCAAAGGAGCAGCGCTCAATGGCGTACCGGTAGAATTAACAATGCCGGAAGACGTTAAATTATGGACACCCGAGTCTCCTTCACTTTATAATATGGAAGTCACTCTTTATAAAGACGGCAAAGCTGTAGACCAAGTGAAGAGTTACACCGCTCTCCGCAAATTCTCAACTCATAAAGACAAGAATGGTATTACACGCCTGCAACTCAACAACAAAGACTATTTCCAGTTTGGTCCGCTCGACCAGGGTTGGTGGCCGGACGGCTTATACACAGCGCCAACAGACGAAGCATTGGTATATGACTTGAAGAAGATCAAAGATTTCGGCTACAACATGGTGCGCAAGCACGTAAAAGTAGAACCGGCACGCTGGTATACTTATTGCGACCAACTCGGACTGATCGTATGGCAAGATATGCCGAACGGAGGTCGCGGTCCTGCCGAATGGCAGATGCACAAGTACTATGACGGCGCAGACGCCATCCGCTCCGCAGCATCAGAAGCTAACTATCGCAAAGAATGGAAAGAAATTATCGACTACCTGTATTCTTATCCGAGCATCGGCGTATGGGTACCTTTCAACGAAGCATGGGGACAATTCAAGACTCCTGAAATCACTAAATGGACGAAAGAATACGACCCCAGCCGTCTGGTAAACCCTGCCAGTGGAGGTAACCACTACACGTGCGGAGATATTCTCGACCTTCATAACTATCCCGGACCGAACCTCTATCTCTACGATCCGATACGCGCTACCGTACTGGGCGAATATGGCGGTATAGGTATGGCACTGAAAGGACATCTGTGGCTGGCAGACAAGAACTGGGGCTACGTGAAGTTCAACACGCCGGAAGAAGTGACTAATGAATACATAAAATATGCAGACCATTTATTGGAACTGATCGAGAAAGGCTTCTCGGCTGCCGTATACACACAAATCACAGATGTGGAAGAAGAAGTGAACGGTCTGGTTACTTACGACCGGAAAGTTATTAAAGTAGACGAGCCTAAAATCAAAGCCATCAACCAGAAAATTTGTAACTCGCTAAATAAATAA
- a CDS encoding family 43 glycosylhydrolase: MATPVRAKTYANPVINFSLPDPTIIKGDDEYYYLYATESIKNVPIHRSRDLVNWYYVGTAFTDATRPNFEPKGRIWAPDINKIGDKYVMYYSMSTWGGEWTCGIGIATADKPEGPFTDLGKLFRSNEINIQNCIDPFYIEDNGKKYLFWGSFHGIYGTELTDDGLSLKKGAPIEQIAGTAYEGTYIHKRDGYYYLFASIGRCCEGLKSTYTTVVGRSKNLFGPYVDKKGRSMSDNHHEILIQKNKAFVGPGHNSELVTDKKGNDWMFYHAVSVANPEGRVLMMDRVQWKGGWPFVKGAVPSLETAAPDFR; the protein is encoded by the coding sequence TTGGCAACCCCTGTTCGCGCTAAAACATATGCTAATCCTGTAATAAACTTTAGTTTGCCCGATCCTACTATTATAAAAGGAGACGATGAATATTACTATCTATACGCAACTGAAAGTATTAAAAATGTACCTATTCATCGATCAAGAGACTTGGTAAACTGGTATTATGTAGGTACTGCTTTTACAGATGCTACCCGTCCAAACTTCGAACCTAAAGGGAGAATATGGGCACCGGATATTAATAAAATCGGTGATAAATACGTAATGTATTATTCTATGTCCACTTGGGGAGGTGAGTGGACATGTGGTATTGGTATTGCTACTGCTGATAAGCCGGAAGGACCATTTACTGATTTGGGTAAGTTATTCCGGAGCAATGAAATCAATATACAGAATTGCATTGATCCTTTTTATATTGAAGATAATGGAAAGAAATACCTTTTTTGGGGGAGCTTCCACGGAATATATGGTACGGAACTGACAGATGATGGTCTCTCTTTGAAGAAAGGTGCTCCAATAGAGCAAATAGCCGGTACTGCTTATGAAGGTACGTATATTCATAAACGGGATGGTTATTATTATTTGTTTGCTTCCATCGGCCGCTGCTGTGAAGGTTTGAAGAGCACATATACTACAGTTGTGGGGCGTTCGAAGAATCTGTTCGGCCCTTATGTTGACAAGAAAGGGCGTTCAATGTCAGATAATCATCATGAGATATTGATTCAGAAGAATAAGGCATTTGTCGGTCCGGGGCATAATTCTGAACTGGTGACAGATAAGAAAGGAAACGATTGGATGTTCTATCATGCGGTCAGTGTTGCTAATCCGGAGGGCCGTGTATTGATGATGGATCGTGTGCAGTGGAAAGGTGGCTGGCCGTTTGTGAAAGGCGCTGTACCTTCCTTGGAGACTGCTGCTCCGGACTTCAGATAA
- a CDS encoding glycoside hydrolase family 43 protein gives MRSRLFLLSIILLIGVSCQHKKATTEKETVAAGNTYTNPLLERGAEPWAIFHEGKYYYTQGSENRVILWETDDITDLSHATQKDVWIPTDPSNSYHLWAPEIHRINNKWYIYFAADDGNMDNHQIYVVENEAANPMEGTFVMKGRIQTDKDNNWAIHASTFEHDGQRYMIWCGWQKRRIDSETQCIYIATMKNPWTLSSDRILISKPEYEWECQWVNPDGSKTAYPIHVNEAPQYFESKNKDKACIFYSASGSWTPYYCVGLLTADAKANLLNPASWKKSPVPVLQQDPENNVYGPGGISFTPSPDGKEWYMLYHARQIPNDAPGASDSRSPRLQKIDWDKDGMPVLGTPQKEEEPMARPSGSPIHKKQN, from the coding sequence ATGAGAAGCAGATTGTTTTTATTATCCATTATCTTATTAATCGGTGTCTCTTGCCAGCATAAGAAGGCTACAACAGAGAAAGAAACTGTAGCCGCAGGAAATACCTATACGAACCCGTTACTTGAACGTGGAGCAGAGCCATGGGCTATTTTTCATGAAGGCAAATATTATTATACACAGGGCTCAGAAAACAGAGTCATACTTTGGGAAACCGATGATATAACAGACCTCTCACATGCTACTCAAAAAGATGTATGGATACCCACCGACCCCAGCAACTCCTATCATCTGTGGGCACCCGAAATTCATCGTATAAATAACAAATGGTATATTTACTTTGCCGCAGACGACGGCAATATGGATAATCACCAGATTTATGTTGTCGAGAATGAAGCCGCCAACCCCATGGAAGGAACATTTGTGATGAAAGGACGCATACAGACAGATAAAGACAACAACTGGGCAATCCATGCCAGCACCTTTGAACATGATGGCCAACGCTATATGATATGGTGCGGCTGGCAAAAACGAAGGATAGACAGTGAAACCCAATGTATCTACATCGCTACTATGAAGAATCCATGGACACTGTCTTCTGACAGGATTCTCATCTCCAAACCTGAATATGAATGGGAATGCCAATGGGTAAATCCGGATGGCAGCAAAACAGCCTATCCGATACATGTAAACGAAGCACCCCAATATTTTGAATCAAAGAATAAAGACAAAGCATGCATCTTCTATTCAGCCAGTGGTAGCTGGACTCCTTATTATTGTGTCGGATTACTGACTGCAGACGCAAAAGCTAACTTACTCAATCCGGCTTCCTGGAAGAAGTCTCCGGTTCCGGTACTACAACAAGACCCTGAAAACAATGTATACGGTCCCGGCGGAATATCTTTCACTCCGTCTCCGGATGGGAAAGAATGGTATATGCTATATCATGCCCGCCAGATACCGAATGACGCTCCTGGCGCATCCGATTCCCGTTCTCCCCGTTTACAGAAGATAGACTGGGACAAAGACGGAATGCCCGTGCTGGGAACCCCTCAAAAAGAAGAGGAACCAATGGCAAGGCCATCCGGTTCCCCTATTCATAAAAAACAGAACTAA
- a CDS encoding glutaminase domain-containing protein: MNKLFSTIMSVCLACNVQATDLFKTSQDIALRAPSVPLITSDTYLAIWSPYNELNEGNTEHWTAATHPLLGALRVDGKVYRFMGKDKLNLETILPMTNTERWEAKFTMSQPAANWIQPQFDDSGWTKGKAAFGTKDMKRIGTEWNTEDIWVRRSFNLNQDLTNDIIYLRYSHDDVFELYLNGEKLVATDYSWNDDVTIELSASAKAKLRKGTNIIAAHCHNTTGGAYVDFGLFRENKQLSNFKEAAIQKSVDVLPTQTYYTFTCGPVELDLVFTAPLLMEDLDLISTPINYISYRVRSLDKKQHDVQVYIETTPQLAVHEPSQPTISEKISKNGMDYLKAGTIDQPYVKRKGDGVRIDWGYAYLGSNSAPNKDLSIGNYYDMKQAFITNGKLLPNSQDFITRSESDMPAMAYTENLGKVDNQGKSGYVMLGYDDIYSIEYFYERRMAYWKHNGQVSIFDAFERAQASYPSLMKRCRAFDQQLMADAEKAGGRKYAELLALTYRHSITAHKLLTDKEGNLLFLSKENHSNGCINTVDLTYPSAPLYLIYNTELMKGMLNSIFYYSESGRWNKPYPAHDLGTYPIANGQLYGEDMPIEEAGNMILVTTAISMMEGNANYASKYWETLSTWANYLIENGLDPENQLCTDDFAGHLAHNANLSAKAIMAIAGYGEMARMLGKETTANKYIETAKRLAIEWEKMAFDDDHYKLAFDKPGTWSQKYNLIWDKVFNMNIFPQKVFDTEIPFYLTKQNKYGLLLDSRAQYTKSDWVLWSACMSPDDATFQKFIDPIYTYANETTSRVPISDWHDTNTGKMMNFKARSVVGGYYMKLLMEKVKEQK, from the coding sequence ATGAATAAACTATTCTCTACAATCATGTCAGTTTGCCTCGCATGCAATGTGCAGGCAACTGACCTGTTTAAAACGAGTCAGGATATCGCTTTGCGTGCACCGTCCGTACCTCTGATCACTTCCGACACTTATCTTGCTATCTGGTCTCCCTACAACGAACTGAACGAAGGGAACACCGAACACTGGACAGCCGCCACCCATCCTTTACTGGGAGCGCTCCGGGTGGACGGGAAAGTATATCGTTTCATGGGCAAGGACAAGCTAAACCTCGAAACAATCCTTCCGATGACAAACACCGAACGTTGGGAAGCAAAGTTCACCATGAGCCAACCGGCGGCCAACTGGATACAGCCCCAGTTCGATGATTCCGGATGGACCAAGGGCAAAGCCGCTTTCGGCACCAAAGACATGAAACGCATCGGCACAGAGTGGAACACCGAAGACATCTGGGTACGCCGTAGTTTCAACCTCAATCAAGACCTGACAAACGACATTATCTACTTACGTTATTCACACGACGATGTATTCGAGCTCTATCTGAACGGAGAAAAACTGGTGGCAACCGATTATTCCTGGAATGACGATGTTACCATCGAACTATCCGCATCAGCTAAAGCCAAGCTCCGTAAAGGAACAAACATTATTGCAGCACACTGTCACAACACAACCGGCGGAGCATACGTTGATTTCGGCCTGTTCCGTGAGAACAAACAGCTCAGCAACTTCAAGGAAGCTGCTATCCAGAAGTCTGTCGATGTATTACCGACACAGACCTACTATACATTCACCTGCGGTCCGGTAGAACTGGATCTCGTATTCACAGCACCTCTGCTGATGGAAGATCTTGATCTTATCTCGACCCCTATCAACTACATCTCCTATCGGGTACGTTCACTCGACAAGAAACAACATGATGTGCAAGTGTATATCGAAACAACCCCGCAACTTGCCGTACACGAACCGTCACAACCAACCATCTCAGAAAAGATCAGCAAAAACGGAATGGATTACCTCAAGGCAGGTACCATCGACCAGCCTTACGTAAAACGTAAAGGAGACGGTGTACGCATCGACTGGGGATATGCTTATCTGGGAAGCAACAGCGCACCCAACAAGGACTTAAGCATAGGTAACTACTATGACATGAAGCAAGCCTTCATCACCAACGGCAAACTATTGCCAAACTCCCAGGATTTCATCACCCGCAGCGAAAGCGATATGCCCGCCATGGCTTATACCGAAAACTTAGGCAAGGTAGACAATCAAGGGAAAAGCGGATATGTGATGTTAGGCTACGACGATATCTACTCGATCGAATATTTCTACGAACGCCGCATGGCATACTGGAAACACAACGGTCAAGTCAGCATCTTTGATGCTTTCGAACGTGCGCAGGCTTCTTATCCCTCATTGATGAAACGTTGCCGTGCCTTCGACCAACAACTGATGGCTGATGCAGAAAAAGCCGGAGGCAGGAAATATGCCGAACTACTCGCATTGACTTACCGCCACTCCATTACCGCCCATAAACTCCTTACCGACAAGGAAGGCAACCTGCTTTTCTTATCCAAAGAGAACCATAGTAACGGCTGTATCAACACAGTAGACCTAACTTATCCATCCGCTCCACTATACCTTATTTACAATACGGAACTGATGAAGGGAATGCTCAACTCTATCTTCTACTACAGCGAAAGCGGACGCTGGAACAAGCCTTACCCCGCTCATGACTTAGGAACTTATCCAATAGCCAACGGGCAACTTTATGGTGAAGATATGCCTATCGAAGAAGCCGGAAACATGATTCTGGTAACTACAGCCATCTCTATGATGGAAGGCAATGCCAACTATGCTTCCAAATACTGGGAAACATTATCAACATGGGCAAACTATCTGATTGAGAACGGTCTGGACCCTGAAAACCAACTTTGTACAGATGACTTTGCCGGACATCTGGCACACAATGCCAATCTTTCCGCCAAAGCGATCATGGCAATCGCCGGATACGGAGAAATGGCACGTATGCTGGGCAAAGAAACAACTGCGAACAAATACATCGAAACCGCCAAAAGACTGGCGATAGAATGGGAGAAGATGGCATTTGACGACGATCACTACAAACTGGCATTTGACAAACCGGGAACGTGGAGTCAGAAATACAATCTGATATGGGACAAAGTGTTTAACATGAACATTTTCCCGCAGAAAGTATTTGATACGGAAATTCCTTTCTATCTGACCAAGCAAAATAAATATGGTTTGCTATTGGACTCCCGCGCACAATATACCAAATCCGACTGGGTACTATGGAGTGCCTGTATGTCTCCAGACGATGCTACGTTCCAAAAGTTCATCGACCCGATCTATACTTATGCGAACGAAACAACTTCCCGTGTGCCTATCAGCGACTGGCATGATACGAATACAGGAAAGATGATGAATTTCAAGGCACGTTCCGTAGTAGGTGGCTACTACATGAAGCTACTGATGGAAAAAGTCAAAGAACAGAAATAA
- a CDS encoding RNA polymerase sigma factor produces the protein MASDIHTLSDSLLWKRFLEGDSSAYSQIYNQTVQELFRYGLLYTSDRELVKDCIHDVFVKIYTNRAKLTPTDNIIAYLMVALKNTLFNALKKTSDSFSLDEADEKEDQSEEHFSTPETIYINKEQEKNTHMKVHAMMSSLTTRQREIVYYRYIKDMSIDEISKITDMNYQSVSNSIQRALGRVRNLFKRE, from the coding sequence ATGGCCTCAGATATACACACTCTCTCTGATTCTCTTTTATGGAAGAGGTTTCTCGAAGGAGATTCGAGTGCGTATTCTCAAATATATAATCAGACTGTACAAGAGCTGTTCCGATATGGTTTACTGTATACTTCGGACAGGGAGTTGGTCAAAGATTGTATTCATGATGTGTTTGTGAAGATTTACACCAACCGTGCCAAATTAACCCCTACTGATAACATTATAGCTTATTTGATGGTGGCACTGAAAAATACACTCTTTAATGCGTTAAAGAAAACATCTGATTCTTTTTCATTGGACGAAGCTGATGAGAAAGAAGACCAGTCCGAAGAGCATTTTTCTACTCCGGAAACTATTTATATAAATAAGGAACAAGAGAAGAATACTCATATGAAGGTGCATGCTATGATGTCCTCCTTAACCACCAGGCAACGTGAAATTGTTTATTATCGGTATATTAAGGATATGAGTATTGATGAAATTAGTAAAATCACGGACATGAATTATCAGTCTGTATCTAACTCTATCCAGCGGGCTTTGGGGCGTGTACGGAATCTATTCAAGCGAGAATAG
- a CDS encoding DUF3828 domain-containing protein — translation MKLRIVHLLLLQSVMLLLSCSNQSRKNMDTSAEPADVQANVSDSSRIEQEAIGMIEDFYEAYAASFMSTGKEALALGDSIKQKFLTKELIEKVDRLIEATDADPIIRAQDLGENDMKTLSVKHLNDNWYEVNYTSAKGSQYERAVSIPVRVVNVDGQYLIDDITPEN, via the coding sequence ATGAAATTGAGAATTGTACATTTGTTATTATTGCAGTCCGTAATGCTTCTTCTTTCCTGTTCCAATCAGAGCCGGAAGAATATGGATACATCGGCAGAACCAGCTGACGTACAGGCGAATGTGTCGGACAGTAGTAGAATTGAACAAGAAGCCATCGGCATGATTGAAGACTTTTATGAGGCTTATGCTGCCAGTTTCATGTCCACCGGTAAAGAAGCTCTCGCACTTGGGGATTCAATTAAGCAAAAGTTTCTGACCAAAGAGCTGATAGAGAAAGTTGATAGGCTGATAGAGGCGACAGATGCCGATCCGATCATTCGTGCGCAAGATTTAGGTGAAAATGACATGAAAACATTGTCGGTGAAACATCTGAATGATAATTGGTATGAGGTTAACTATACTTCGGCTAAAGGCAGCCAGTATGAACGTGCCGTGAGTATCCCGGTCAGAGTGGTTAACGTTGACGGACAATATCTGATTGATGATATAACTCCGGAAAACTGA
- a CDS encoding glycosyl hydrolase 115 family protein, translated as MRILFLLVVLSVTSALQSQVVIKENAIQSKYAFPLVTSKAKAVVVYDTDDYLVVRKTAELFVSDVESVTGQQLRLTDKLKGDKEIIIVGTVEKNRLIRQLAEKGKLDISSLEGTWERFLIQTVSRPFPGVSKALVVAGSDRRGAAYGLFSLSEMMGVSPWYWWADVPVKKHKTLYVDAPATLSKTPSVKYRGIFLNDEDWGLKPWAAKTFEKERGNIGPRTYAKICELLLRLKANHLAPAMHPVSTAFYKIPENKLVADTFAIVMGSSHCEPLLLNTASEWDSKTMGPWDYNKNKDKINEVLSNRVKENCAYENVYTLALRGLHDAAMGGGDVPMREKVKMLESALNAQREIIARHIDKPVETIPQAFTPYKEVLEIYSNGLELPDDVTIIWADDNFGYMKRLSGPQEQKRSGRAGVYYHISYLGVPHSYLWYSTTPPALMYEELRKAYDTTADRVWLANCGDLKGAETQISLFLDMAYDIDSFNADNVATYPARWLAKMFGEEYYDTLEDITCSHINLAFSRKPEYMGWGYWNNYWGGGEKRTDTEFSFANYNEAERRLTEYSRIGKKTEDLLASLDEKSKPAFYQLLYYPVKGAELMNHMTIKGQFYRQYVRQQRAAANRLKAQVKCYHDSLEIITDGYNSLLDGKWKHMMSLKQNYDGTSSYFMIPLMEEEYTPVGFPKLGLQAESENLDKGGMSFHTLPAYSTYSRKSHWIDIYNQGTGELSWSITPSEDWILISQKSGKTSAENRIYISVDWDKVPAGEKVKGQIDITSGTQKETVLVSVFNPESPARTEVQGLYVEENGYISIPAADFHRKFESNDIRMSILPGLGFEGRSLQLGNPTAPLQMYRAGDVPRVEYDFYTFNAGIYDVYTYVLPTFPLHAERDYKLPEHTNSDTKYSVRIDDGSISTPSTSAIEYSQIWYDSVLKNCRVNKSTLYVKKPGKHTLQIRCGDPGVVIQKIVIDLGGMKRSYLGPQSTICN; from the coding sequence ATGAGAATTCTTTTTTTATTAGTAGTATTGTCGGTTACTTCTGCCCTACAGTCGCAGGTAGTCATTAAAGAGAATGCTATTCAGAGTAAGTATGCTTTTCCCTTGGTTACTTCGAAAGCGAAAGCTGTAGTAGTTTATGATACTGATGACTATTTGGTGGTACGTAAGACTGCGGAGCTTTTTGTTTCGGACGTCGAATCAGTGACCGGACAACAATTACGGTTGACGGACAAACTGAAAGGCGACAAAGAGATTATTATTGTGGGTACAGTTGAGAAAAATCGGCTGATCCGCCAGTTAGCTGAGAAGGGCAAGCTAGATATCTCTTCTTTGGAAGGGACATGGGAACGATTTCTGATTCAGACGGTTTCCCGTCCATTCCCCGGAGTCAGCAAAGCGCTGGTAGTAGCGGGGAGCGACAGGCGGGGAGCTGCGTACGGACTTTTTTCGCTTTCGGAAATGATGGGAGTGTCTCCTTGGTACTGGTGGGCTGATGTTCCGGTGAAGAAACATAAGACGCTTTATGTCGATGCCCCCGCCACTTTGTCCAAGACTCCTTCGGTGAAGTACAGAGGAATTTTCTTAAATGACGAAGACTGGGGACTGAAACCTTGGGCTGCCAAGACATTCGAGAAAGAAAGAGGAAATATCGGTCCTCGTACCTATGCCAAAATATGCGAGCTGTTGCTGCGACTGAAAGCTAATCATCTGGCACCGGCCATGCACCCCGTTTCTACCGCATTTTATAAGATACCGGAAAATAAACTGGTAGCTGATACCTTTGCCATTGTTATGGGGTCCAGTCACTGCGAACCGTTATTGCTGAACACTGCCAGCGAATGGGACAGCAAGACGATGGGACCATGGGATTATAACAAGAACAAAGATAAGATCAACGAGGTATTGAGTAATCGTGTGAAGGAAAACTGTGCGTATGAAAATGTATATACGCTGGCTTTAAGAGGCTTGCATGATGCAGCTATGGGTGGCGGAGATGTGCCGATGCGGGAAAAGGTTAAGATGCTGGAAAGTGCACTGAATGCTCAGAGAGAGATCATTGCCCGGCATATCGACAAACCTGTTGAAACAATCCCACAGGCATTTACGCCTTATAAGGAAGTGCTGGAAATCTATTCGAACGGACTGGAATTGCCGGATGATGTTACAATTATCTGGGCGGATGATAATTTCGGTTATATGAAACGTCTGAGTGGTCCGCAGGAGCAAAAGCGCTCCGGACGTGCAGGCGTTTACTATCATATATCTTATTTGGGTGTTCCTCATAGCTATTTGTGGTATAGTACTACCCCTCCGGCATTGATGTATGAAGAACTTCGTAAGGCGTATGATACCACTGCCGATCGTGTCTGGCTGGCGAATTGCGGAGACTTGAAAGGGGCTGAAACACAAATCTCCCTTTTCCTTGATATGGCTTATGATATAGACAGCTTCAATGCGGATAATGTCGCCACTTATCCGGCACGTTGGCTGGCAAAGATGTTTGGTGAGGAGTACTACGATACATTGGAAGATATAACTTGTTCTCATATAAATTTGGCTTTTTCCAGAAAGCCGGAGTACATGGGCTGGGGATATTGGAATAACTATTGGGGAGGCGGAGAGAAACGTACGGATACGGAGTTCTCTTTTGCTAACTATAATGAAGCGGAAAGACGCTTGACTGAGTATAGCCGTATTGGGAAAAAAACGGAGGATTTGTTAGCTTCATTGGACGAAAAGAGTAAACCGGCTTTCTATCAATTATTATACTATCCGGTGAAAGGGGCCGAACTGATGAATCATATGACCATCAAAGGACAGTTTTACCGTCAGTATGTCCGTCAGCAACGTGCTGCCGCCAATCGGCTTAAGGCTCAGGTGAAGTGCTATCATGATAGTCTCGAAATCATAACCGATGGATACAACTCTCTGCTGGATGGAAAATGGAAGCACATGATGTCTTTAAAACAGAACTATGATGGTACGAGTTCCTATTTCATGATCCCATTGATGGAAGAGGAATACACACCTGTTGGCTTTCCTAAGCTGGGGCTTCAGGCAGAAAGCGAAAATTTGGATAAAGGAGGAATGAGTTTTCATACATTGCCCGCCTACAGCACTTATTCACGTAAAAGTCATTGGATAGATATATATAATCAGGGGACCGGAGAGCTAAGCTGGAGTATCACGCCTTCGGAAGACTGGATACTGATCTCTCAGAAAAGTGGTAAGACGTCTGCGGAAAACCGTATCTATATATCTGTTGACTGGGATAAGGTGCCGGCAGGAGAAAAGGTGAAAGGACAAATTGATATAACTTCCGGCACCCAGAAGGAGACTGTACTGGTTTCTGTATTCAATCCTGAGTCTCCTGCACGCACAGAAGTACAAGGATTGTATGTAGAGGAGAATGGTTACATTTCTATTCCGGCAGCCGATTTCCACCGGAAGTTTGAGAGTAATGACATTCGGATGAGTATCCTTCCGGGACTTGGTTTTGAGGGGCGCTCTTTGCAGTTGGGGAATCCGACAGCTCCCTTACAAATGTATCGTGCAGGTGATGTCCCCAGGGTGGAATATGATTTCTATACATTTAATGCCGGGATTTATGATGTATATACGTATGTTTTGCCGACATTTCCCTTGCATGCTGAGCGGGACTACAAATTGCCGGAACATACTAACTCGGATACAAAGTATAGTGTCCGTATAGATGATGGTTCCATTTCTACTCCTTCTACTTCAGCTATCGAATATTCTCAAATCTGGTATGATAGCGTATTGAAGAATTGCAGAGTGAATAAGTCTACTTTGTATGTAAAGAAGCCCGGTAAGCACACTTTGCAGATACGCTGTGGTGATCCGGGCGTCGTTATTCAAAAGATTGTCATTGACTTGGGAGGAATGAAGCGTTCTTATCTCGGCCCTCAGAGTACAATCTGTAATTAG